In the genome of Candidatus Pristimantibacillus lignocellulolyticus, the window CTGCACTAGCTGATGCTGTAATAGCTTCAACTTTTGCAAGCGGTCTTTTTCAATTCAATACAAACTTTTATTTTTGTTCAAAGAAACCTTCATATACTTTCACTAACTCATCTGCTTTATCAGAAATAACCATCATGACATAATTACCTTTTGTAATCAGCTTATAGTTTTTAGCATTTTCATATTGATCAGGAAGATACATTTCAAATGGCTTTTGTGCAGCTTCAGCTCTTGCTTTAAACGCTGCTTCAATTTCAGCAATATCTTTAGCATCTTTTACTTTCACAATGGCAAGCTCATTTGAGTGTACATTCATCACTGGAATTCTAATCTGGTAATCTTCAAGCTTAGCAACGTCTACATTGTAAATCGTTTGAACATCTTCTGCTGTTAATTCCATTAGATTTGGTTGTTCAACTTCCTTAA includes:
- a CDS encoding DUF4358 domain-containing protein produces the protein MNKKMMFIMLITVLSVIVTACSGNNAPTVESKLTAKEMADEMFKEVEQPNLMELTAEDVQTIYNVDVAKLEDYQIRIPVMNVHSNELAIVKVKDAKDIAEIEAAFKARAEAAQKPFEMYLPDQYENAKNYKLITKGNYVMMVISDKADELVKVYEGFFEQK